A single window of Leptolyngbya ohadii IS1 DNA harbors:
- a CDS encoding low molecular weight protein tyrosine phosphatase family protein, giving the protein MGQVILDRLILDRLRSPTAEAIFSEYEGLEVESAGLDRDAEMPWSSKAVEWADIIFVMESAHRRKLTQNFQPWLKQKRIICLNIPDKYDYMEPALIELLKKKVLPLLGTF; this is encoded by the coding sequence TTGGGGCAGGTTATCCTCGATCGTCTAATCCTCGATCGCCTCCGTAGCCCCACCGCCGAAGCTATCTTTTCCGAGTACGAAGGCTTGGAAGTCGAATCCGCCGGACTCGATCGCGATGCAGAAATGCCGTGGAGCAGCAAAGCCGTGGAGTGGGCAGATATTATTTTTGTGATGGAGTCAGCCCACCGCCGCAAGCTAACCCAAAACTTTCAGCCCTGGCTAAAACAAAAGCGGATTATTTGTCTGAATATTCCAGATAAGTATGACTACATGGAGCCAGCTTTGATCGAACTCCTGAAAAAGAAAGTCTTGCCGCTGCTGGGAACGTTTTAA
- a CDS encoding GlsB/YeaQ/YmgE family stress response membrane protein, translating into MGILAWIVLGLLAGAIAKAIYPGYQDSSILGTMILGIIGAFVGGTLYTLLTTGSLSLTGVGFTFGGLAIAVIGAVIALWLYYAFVSRRVY; encoded by the coding sequence ATGGGTATCCTGGCTTGGATTGTTTTAGGTCTACTGGCAGGCGCGATCGCAAAGGCAATTTATCCCGGCTACCAGGACAGCAGCATCCTGGGGACAATGATTCTGGGGATTATTGGTGCTTTTGTCGGCGGTACGCTGTACACCTTACTCACCACGGGATCGCTATCCCTCACGGGTGTTGGATTTACCTTTGGTGGACTGGCGATCGCTGTCATTGGTGCCGTCATTGCCCTGTGGCTGTACTATGCCTTTGTGAGCCGCAGAGTCTATTAA
- a CDS encoding pentapeptide repeat-containing protein, with amino-acid sequence MTVDELLMRYRAGDRDFTGMDLSEANLESADLQDAVFDRAILDGANLSGANLSRASLNHADLNGATLRNADLRGANLNGAILDGAILDGALLDHADLSHAEMTVANMTATNLCDANLHEANLSAANLDHADLTGADLAIADLTQANLHEADLHQANLSGANLEGANLEGTLLDEEQTQ; translated from the coding sequence ATGACCGTAGATGAACTCCTGATGCGCTATCGTGCGGGCGATCGAGACTTTACAGGAATGGATTTGAGTGAAGCCAATTTGGAATCTGCCGACCTGCAAGACGCGGTGTTCGATCGGGCAATTCTGGACGGAGCCAATTTGTCTGGAGCAAACCTCAGCCGTGCCAGTCTGAACCATGCTGATCTCAATGGCGCGACCTTGAGGAATGCCGATTTGCGAGGCGCAAACTTAAACGGCGCGATTCTGGACGGGGCAATTTTAGATGGCGCACTGCTCGACCATGCTGACCTGAGCCACGCCGAAATGACCGTTGCTAATATGACTGCGACGAACCTGTGCGATGCCAATCTGCATGAAGCCAATCTCAGTGCTGCGAACCTCGACCATGCCGACCTCACTGGGGCGGATCTGGCGATCGCCGATCTGACTCAAGCCAATCTGCATGAAGCCGACCTGCACCAGGCAAACCTGAGCGGCGCAAATTTGGAAGGCGCAAATCTTGAAGGGACGCTGCTGGATGAGGAACAGACCCAATAG
- a CDS encoding MBL fold metallo-hydrolase, with translation MYLTWLNSNSWLIEMAGQKILLDPWLVGSLVFGNLSWLIKIDRLSELPIPDAIDLILLSQGLEDHAHPETLEQLDRQIPVVASPNAAKVVNRLGYQQVTALAHGESFTLANRLKIQAVPGSLVGPTLVENGYVLTDLQQGTSLYYEPHGNHAPMLKDLAPIDVVIAPIVDLQLPVVGAIIRGRKATVELAKLLKPKVILPTAAGGDVEMTGFLPKFLKAEGTAAELQSRLAAAQLTTQVIEPKPGSRFEVAVA, from the coding sequence ATGTATCTGACCTGGCTCAACAGCAACTCCTGGCTGATTGAAATGGCAGGACAAAAAATCCTGCTCGATCCCTGGCTAGTGGGGTCACTGGTGTTTGGTAATCTGTCCTGGCTGATCAAAATCGATCGCCTGTCAGAGCTGCCAATTCCAGACGCGATCGATTTGATTCTGCTGTCTCAGGGACTCGAAGACCATGCCCATCCCGAAACTCTAGAACAGCTCGATCGCCAGATTCCGGTCGTGGCTTCCCCCAATGCGGCAAAGGTCGTCAATCGCCTGGGCTATCAGCAAGTAACCGCTCTGGCACATGGCGAAAGTTTTACCCTGGCAAACAGGCTCAAAATTCAGGCAGTTCCCGGTTCGCTGGTCGGTCCTACCCTGGTCGAAAATGGCTATGTGCTGACCGATCTTCAGCAGGGCACTTCGCTCTACTATGAACCACACGGCAACCATGCTCCAATGCTAAAAGACCTTGCGCCGATCGATGTGGTGATTGCGCCGATCGTGGATTTGCAGTTGCCTGTCGTTGGAGCGATTATTCGCGGCAGAAAAGCCACCGTGGAACTGGCAAAGCTGCTGAAGCCAAAGGTAATTTTGCCCACCGCAGCCGGAGGCGATGTGGAGATGACAGGTTTTCTGCCCAAATTCCTGAAGGCAGAAGGAACCGCAGCCGAATTGCAGTCTCGCCTTGCTGCTGCCCAGCTCACAACTCAGGTAATTGAACCGAAACCGGGCAGTCGATTTGAGGTAGCAGTAGCCTGA
- a CDS encoding lysophospholipid acyltransferase family protein has translation MSDVIPSAAPQMSEPPAPAPQESAEAPITTIRSRLSPWLTPLAYRLGCWFVLPNYFRIEITGQENLPHEGPVILAPTHRSRWDALLVPYAAGRFVTGRDIRFMVTADEVKGLQGWMIQRLGGFPVNPRQPAIASLRFGVEVLHNREMLVIFPEGGIFRDRQVHPLKPGLARLALQAESSQPGLGVKIVPIHLEYGQEIPTWGCPAKIAIGKPIEVNQYQQGSVKQRAQKLTDDLEYSLRYLGGEIAEDSTDCVSVPAS, from the coding sequence GTGTCTGACGTCATTCCATCCGCTGCCCCGCAAATGTCTGAGCCTCCAGCACCCGCTCCTCAAGAATCTGCTGAAGCGCCCATCACCACAATTCGATCGCGGCTTTCTCCCTGGCTGACGCCGCTGGCTTATCGACTGGGCTGCTGGTTTGTACTGCCGAACTATTTTCGGATTGAGATTACGGGACAGGAAAATTTACCCCATGAAGGACCTGTGATTCTGGCTCCCACCCATCGATCGCGCTGGGACGCATTACTCGTGCCCTATGCGGCAGGACGATTTGTGACGGGACGGGATATCCGCTTTATGGTGACTGCCGACGAGGTGAAGGGGCTTCAGGGCTGGATGATTCAGCGGCTCGGTGGCTTTCCAGTGAATCCGCGTCAGCCTGCGATCGCCAGCTTGCGATTTGGAGTGGAAGTGCTGCACAACCGCGAGATGCTGGTGATTTTCCCGGAGGGTGGCATTTTCCGCGATCGGCAAGTGCATCCGCTGAAGCCTGGTTTAGCAAGACTGGCACTTCAAGCAGAAAGCAGCCAGCCCGGACTGGGCGTCAAGATTGTGCCGATTCATCTGGAGTATGGGCAGGAAATTCCGACCTGGGGCTGTCCGGCAAAAATTGCGATCGGCAAACCGATCGAGGTGAATCAGTATCAGCAGGGCAGCGTTAAACAGCGTGCCCAAAAGCTAACGGACGATCTGGAGTACTCCCTGCGTTATCTCGGCGGCGAAATTGCGGAGGATTCAACAGACTGTGTTTCTGTCCCTGCTTCGTAG
- a CDS encoding nucleoside deaminase — protein MPRTQVLTRLPQCQNFCVSRRIAVPLFPILPRRNNSIALAQSAGEAGEIPVGAVILQGDRIIATGENRKERDCDPTAHAEILALRQAGQHLGSWHLESCVLYVTLEPCPMCAGAIVQSRLGLLVYGADDPKTGAVRTVANLPDSACSFHRLPVIGGIREQTCRQQLQNWFTERRQIRAQNRRRSD, from the coding sequence ATGCCACGAACCCAAGTGCTGACCCGCCTGCCGCAGTGCCAAAATTTCTGCGTGAGCCGTCGGATCGCAGTCCCGCTCTTTCCGATTCTCCCCCGTCGCAATAATTCGATCGCCCTTGCCCAATCTGCCGGAGAAGCAGGAGAAATTCCGGTCGGTGCGGTCATTCTTCAGGGCGATCGAATTATTGCGACGGGGGAGAATCGGAAAGAGCGGGACTGCGATCCGACGGCTCACGCAGAAATTTTGGCACTGCGGCAGGCGGGTCAGCACTTGGGTTCGTGGCATCTGGAGTCCTGTGTGCTGTACGTGACGCTAGAACCCTGTCCCATGTGTGCGGGGGCGATCGTCCAATCGCGTTTGGGCTTGCTGGTGTACGGAGCAGACGACCCAAAAACGGGGGCAGTTCGGACAGTTGCCAATTTGCCCGATAGCGCCTGCTCGTTTCATCGGCTTCCGGTGATTGGCGGGATTCGGGAGCAAACTTGCCGTCAGCAGTTGCAGAACTGGTTTACAGAGCGTCGGCAGATACGAGCGCAAAATCGTCGTCGATCGGATTAG
- a CDS encoding nucleoside deaminase: MATGENRKERDCDPTAHAEILALRQAGQHLGSWHLESCVLYVTLEPCPMCAGAIVQSRLGLLVYGADDPKTGAVRTVANLPDSACSFHRLPVIGGIREQTCRQQLQNWFTERRQIRAQNRRRSD; the protein is encoded by the coding sequence ATTGCGACGGGGGAGAATCGGAAAGAGCGGGACTGCGATCCGACGGCTCACGCAGAAATTTTGGCACTGCGGCAGGCGGGTCAGCACTTGGGTTCGTGGCATCTGGAGTCCTGTGTGCTGTACGTGACGCTAGAACCCTGTCCCATGTGTGCGGGGGCGATCGTCCAATCGCGTTTGGGCTTGCTGGTGTACGGAGCAGACGACCCAAAAACGGGGGCAGTTCGGACAGTTGCCAATTTGCCCGATAGCGCCTGCTCGTTTCATCGGCTTCCGGTGATTGGCGGGATTCGGGAGCAAACTTGCCGTCAGCAGTTGCAGAACTGGTTTACAGAGCGTCGGCAGATACGAGCGCAAAATCGTCGTCGATCGGATTAG
- a CDS encoding aldehyde dehydrogenase: MVQFAVNSEASAIQTKIEDIAQRQRVYFRSGATRSIEFRLEQLKRLRQAVLDREAAIMQAVQADLRKPDFEAFFEMGVVQEIDAAIKNLRRWMKPKSVGTPPEQFPAKAQIVPEPLGVVLIIGPWNYPFQLVISPLVGAIAAGNCALVKPSEVASHTSRVVADLIETTFDPQYIAAIEGGVDVSQAVLNEKFDHIFFTGGTAIGKIVMSAAAKHLTPVTLELGGKSPCIVDTDIDLQTAVKRIVWGKFINAGQTCIAPDYLLVDRRIKPQVIEAITATLRELYGEDPANSPDYGRIISDRHYERLVHLMQGGQAILGGQTNRDDRYIAPTVLDSVNLDSPLMQEEIFGPLLPVIEYGDIQEAIDLILSKPKPLALYLFSRNSQLQQRILQETSSGGVCLNETVMHVGVAQLPFGGVGESGIGKYHGKASFDTFSHYKSVLAKPFWLDLPWRYAPYEGKLEQIKKLLKK, encoded by the coding sequence ATGGTGCAGTTTGCGGTGAATTCTGAAGCAAGCGCAATTCAGACCAAGATCGAGGATATTGCCCAGCGGCAGCGGGTCTACTTCCGATCGGGGGCAACGCGATCGATCGAGTTTCGGCTGGAACAGCTTAAGCGACTGCGGCAGGCAGTTTTAGACCGGGAAGCGGCAATCATGCAGGCAGTTCAGGCAGACCTGAGGAAGCCCGACTTCGAGGCATTCTTTGAAATGGGCGTCGTGCAGGAAATTGATGCGGCAATCAAAAATCTGCGTCGCTGGATGAAGCCCAAGAGCGTCGGAACGCCTCCCGAACAGTTTCCGGCAAAGGCACAGATTGTTCCGGAACCGCTGGGCGTAGTGCTAATTATTGGTCCCTGGAACTATCCGTTTCAGCTGGTGATTTCTCCCCTGGTGGGCGCGATCGCCGCCGGAAACTGCGCCTTAGTAAAGCCCTCGGAAGTGGCGTCCCATACCTCGCGGGTCGTGGCTGATCTCATCGAAACCACCTTTGACCCCCAATACATTGCCGCGATCGAAGGGGGAGTGGATGTGAGTCAGGCAGTCTTGAACGAAAAGTTTGACCACATCTTTTTCACAGGCGGCACGGCGATCGGCAAAATTGTGATGTCTGCGGCAGCAAAGCATCTCACGCCCGTCACCCTGGAACTGGGCGGCAAGAGTCCCTGCATTGTGGATACCGATATTGATCTACAAACAGCCGTCAAGCGCATCGTCTGGGGCAAATTTATCAACGCCGGACAAACCTGCATCGCCCCCGATTATCTGCTGGTCGATCGCCGCATCAAGCCCCAGGTGATCGAGGCAATCACCGCCACCCTGCGCGAACTCTACGGAGAAGATCCGGCGAACAGTCCCGACTACGGACGCATCATTAGCGATCGGCACTACGAACGACTGGTTCACCTGATGCAGGGTGGTCAGGCAATTCTGGGCGGTCAAACCAATAGAGACGATCGCTACATCGCCCCAACTGTCCTGGATTCCGTAAATCTGGACTCTCCGCTGATGCAGGAAGAAATCTTTGGTCCGCTGCTCCCCGTGATTGAGTATGGGGACATCCAAGAGGCGATCGATCTGATTCTGTCGAAGCCCAAGCCCCTTGCCCTCTACCTCTTCTCCCGCAATTCCCAGCTTCAGCAGCGCATCCTGCAAGAAACCTCATCCGGCGGCGTCTGCCTCAACGAAACGGTCATGCACGTCGGCGTTGCCCAACTGCCCTTTGGTGGCGTCGGCGAAAGCGGCATCGGCAAATATCACGGCAAAGCCAGCTTCGACACCTTCTCCCACTACAAGAGCGTCCTCGCAAAACCCTTCTGGCTCGATTTGCCCTGGCGGTACGCGCCGTATGAGGGGAAGTTGGAGCAGATTAAGAAGTTGTTGAAGAAGTGA
- a CDS encoding DUF4870 domain-containing protein, whose translation MRDLDQQKALSIICHASVLFSAAIVSLLVPISILVASENPIVKANARESINFHLSLFIYAIATFTVGFFGLSLFIPFVMDDSLVTLHLPSGILRFLFPLSLVIMAGAWLILVLLWLASLLLPIVAIVRVSKRPEVPFRYPFIFRFV comes from the coding sequence ATGCGCGATCTAGACCAGCAGAAGGCACTATCAATTATCTGTCATGCGTCGGTGCTGTTTAGTGCGGCGATCGTTTCGCTCCTGGTTCCGATCAGCATTCTGGTTGCGAGCGAAAATCCGATTGTGAAAGCCAATGCCAGGGAGTCAATTAATTTTCACCTCAGCCTGTTTATCTATGCGATCGCCACGTTTACGGTTGGATTTTTTGGCTTAAGTCTTTTTATTCCCTTTGTGATGGACGACTCCTTGGTGACGCTACATCTGCCGTCCGGTATTCTTCGATTTCTCTTTCCGCTCTCGCTGGTTATTATGGCGGGGGCTTGGCTGATTCTGGTGCTGCTCTGGCTTGCCAGCCTGCTTTTGCCCATTGTTGCGATCGTCCGAGTTTCCAAACGTCCTGAAGTGCCTTTTCGCTATCCCTTTATTTTCCGATTCGTCTAA
- a CDS encoding DUF4870 domain-containing protein, whose translation MQTQTNQRKLLSALCHGAIFLSSTIVSVSIPIIILLVSEDPVVKANAIESLNFHINLYLYAIIFGILVFVLIGIPLLVLLGVASIVLPIIAIVKVLERPDQPYRYPFIFRLL comes from the coding sequence ATGCAAACCCAAACTAACCAACGCAAGCTTCTCTCCGCCCTCTGTCACGGTGCAATTTTCCTCAGTTCTACGATCGTTTCCGTTTCTATTCCGATCATTATTCTCCTGGTAAGTGAAGATCCGGTTGTGAAGGCAAATGCGATCGAATCTCTCAACTTCCATATCAATCTGTATCTCTACGCGATTATCTTTGGCATTCTGGTTTTTGTACTGATTGGGATTCCCCTTCTGGTTCTGCTGGGAGTTGCCAGCATTGTGCTGCCGATTATCGCGATCGTCAAAGTTCTCGAACGTCCTGACCAGCCCTACCGCTATCCGTTTATCTTCCGCCTGCTGTAA
- a CDS encoding MotA/TolQ/ExbB proton channel family protein translates to MSIARIFALGGVVMYPLLGLSILAMALILERLIFWFQVARKQDAVVRDVLALYRRSPKAAFQKLEQNVHLPIARIFLAAIELEQATPEEFRLALESAAQAEIPLLKRFNTVFETVISVSPLLGLLGTILGLIASFASLRIGELGGQATTNVTAGISEALISTASGLVVAIFTLLFANLFRGLYLRQIALIQEYGGQLELIHRRRYERGGVSNASA, encoded by the coding sequence ATGTCGATCGCTCGCATATTTGCCCTGGGCGGAGTCGTCATGTATCCCCTGCTGGGGCTGTCGATTCTGGCAATGGCTCTGATCCTGGAGCGGCTCATTTTCTGGTTTCAGGTGGCACGCAAGCAGGATGCTGTTGTGCGGGATGTGCTGGCACTCTATCGCCGCAGCCCCAAAGCTGCCTTTCAGAAGCTCGAACAGAATGTCCATTTGCCGATCGCCCGAATCTTCCTTGCCGCGATCGAGCTAGAGCAAGCAACCCCAGAAGAATTTCGTCTGGCGCTAGAAAGTGCGGCACAGGCAGAAATCCCGCTACTCAAGCGATTCAACACCGTTTTTGAAACCGTGATCAGTGTTTCACCCCTGTTAGGACTGCTGGGGACGATTCTGGGACTGATTGCGTCCTTTGCTTCTTTGCGAATTGGTGAACTGGGCGGGCAGGCAACCACCAATGTAACTGCGGGAATTAGTGAGGCATTAATCTCGACTGCGTCCGGTCTGGTGGTTGCTATTTTTACCCTGCTGTTTGCCAACCTGTTTCGCGGACTGTATCTGCGCCAAATTGCCCTGATTCAGGAATATGGCGGACAGCTAGAGCTGATTCATCGTCGTCGCTATGAGCGTGGAGGAGTTTCCAATGCGTCTGCCTGA
- a CDS encoding ExbD/TolR family protein: protein MRLPDDPEPPFQINIVPMIDVIFAILTFFIMSTLFLTRSQGLPVNLPQAGTTEQQSQEQFVITIDPSGNLALNRTAMSLETIEAQVRANAATGQQPLVVINADTSVSHGTVVQVMDRMRAIEGVRLAIATEKP, encoded by the coding sequence ATGCGTCTGCCTGATGATCCAGAACCCCCCTTTCAGATCAATATTGTGCCGATGATCGATGTGATCTTCGCCATTCTCACCTTTTTCATCATGTCTACCCTGTTCCTCACCCGATCGCAGGGTTTACCCGTCAACCTGCCCCAAGCCGGAACCACCGAACAGCAGTCCCAGGAACAGTTCGTAATTACGATCGACCCCAGCGGCAATCTCGCCCTCAATAGAACCGCCATGTCCCTGGAAACGATCGAGGCACAGGTACGCGCTAATGCCGCCACAGGTCAACAGCCCCTTGTGGTGATTAATGCCGATACTTCTGTCAGCCACGGTACGGTTGTTCAGGTTATGGATCGGATGCGGGCGATCGAGGGAGTGCGGTTGGCGATCGCGACGGAGAAGCCGTAA
- a CDS encoding DUF3611 family protein, whose translation MANRSSSVSVSPAIRRVALSLRIVGWVSFWSQVILGTVAAIVLIFAGGSLRAPIPNPANPTAPVAANPGTGAGLFFAFIGLVALAGSIYWAFRYTRLARKLTVTNSAQRPRRGDAVRILEIGLLINLGGLLVTVLGAQAIAGSLLLKSFEQGFVLFSGNPLRFITPLDLLVVQSNTNAILAHFIGLIATLWLLRSINRP comes from the coding sequence ATGGCAAATCGATCGAGTTCTGTGTCTGTCTCTCCGGCGATTCGGCGGGTGGCGCTGTCGCTGAGAATTGTAGGCTGGGTGAGTTTCTGGTCACAGGTCATTCTGGGAACGGTTGCGGCGATCGTTCTTATTTTTGCCGGAGGCAGTTTACGCGCCCCGATTCCTAATCCCGCGAACCCTACCGCTCCCGTTGCGGCGAATCCTGGAACTGGTGCTGGACTCTTTTTTGCCTTTATCGGTCTGGTTGCCCTGGCAGGCAGTATTTATTGGGCATTTCGCTACACCCGCCTTGCCCGTAAGCTTACCGTTACCAACAGTGCCCAGCGTCCCCGGCGTGGAGATGCCGTTCGGATTCTGGAAATCGGACTGCTGATTAATCTTGGTGGACTGCTGGTGACGGTTCTAGGCGCACAGGCGATCGCCGGATCGCTCCTCCTGAAATCCTTTGAACAGGGATTTGTCCTCTTTTCAGGCAATCCCCTCCGCTTTATCACGCCCCTGGATCTGCTGGTCGTCCAGTCCAACACCAACGCGATCCTGGCTCACTTCATTGGATTAATCGCAACCCTGTGGCTCCTGCGATCGATCAATCGTCCCTAG
- a CDS encoding CPBP family intramembrane glutamic endopeptidase, with translation MRIIAFLLLVLGVWLPFAVPIALLVRDANQVTIFTMSLMLVAFLLLIRVWGRRVHGERHTFQTYGLVFGRWNGLELLLGLAIGLVSLLLLFWVQSSLGWVAWQKLSPPPRIVLEGGIMALGVGFAEELVFRGWIYDELRRDYSPKTVLWGNVLTFACLHFIKSPAEIVRTFPQFPGLVLLGLALVWAKRSTAVPHLTADPRCPQGRLGLSIGLHAGLVWGYYIVNVGNLIRYADRIPQLLTGIDRNPLAGIIGLLFLCGLARLMAWRSQRGGFLVDR, from the coding sequence GTGCGAATCATCGCTTTTTTGCTCCTGGTGCTGGGAGTCTGGCTGCCCTTTGCTGTGCCGATCGCCCTCCTGGTCAGGGATGCGAATCAGGTGACAATTTTCACCATGTCTCTGATGCTGGTGGCATTTCTGCTGCTGATCCGGGTTTGGGGCAGGAGAGTTCACGGAGAGCGGCACACCTTTCAAACCTATGGGCTGGTGTTTGGCAGATGGAATGGGCTGGAGCTGCTGCTGGGGCTGGCTATCGGGCTTGTAAGCTTACTCCTGCTATTTTGGGTACAGAGCAGTCTGGGCTGGGTTGCATGGCAGAAATTGAGTCCTCCTCCCCGAATTGTGCTGGAAGGCGGCATCATGGCGTTAGGCGTTGGCTTTGCGGAAGAGCTGGTGTTTCGCGGCTGGATCTACGACGAGCTACGGCGCGACTACTCGCCTAAAACCGTGCTTTGGGGAAATGTCTTGACTTTTGCCTGCCTGCACTTCATCAAATCCCCCGCTGAAATTGTCCGCACCTTTCCCCAGTTTCCCGGACTGGTGCTGCTGGGCTTGGCATTAGTTTGGGCAAAACGATCGACTGCCGTTCCGCACCTTACCGCCGATCCTCGCTGTCCTCAGGGCAGACTGGGACTTTCGATCGGACTCCATGCCGGACTGGTCTGGGGCTATTACATCGTCAACGTGGGTAATTTAATCCGCTACGCCGATCGCATCCCGCAACTGCTAACCGGAATCGATCGCAATCCGCTGGCAGGAATCATCGGGCTACTGTTCCTCTGTGGTTTAGCAAGGTTAATGGCGTGGCGATCGCAAAGAGGTGGGTTTCTGGTCGATCGCTAA
- the clpS gene encoding ATP-dependent Clp protease adapter ClpS, with amino-acid sequence MAVETIQERSTSTVRKPAPRYKVLLHNDDFNSMEHVVKSLMETVSSLTMPQAVSIMMEAHVNGIALVITCAQEHAEFYCEGLKSRGLTSTIEPDE; translated from the coding sequence GTGGCAGTTGAAACGATTCAAGAGCGTTCTACGTCAACCGTCCGTAAACCTGCTCCCCGCTATAAGGTGCTGCTGCACAACGACGACTTTAATTCGATGGAACATGTCGTCAAATCACTCATGGAAACCGTGAGCAGCCTGACCATGCCTCAAGCCGTCAGCATTATGATGGAGGCTCATGTTAACGGCATTGCTCTGGTGATTACCTGCGCCCAAGAACACGCCGAATTTTACTGCGAAGGTTTAAAAAGTCGCGGGTTGACCAGCACGATCGAACCCGACGAGTAA
- a CDS encoding folate/biopterin family MFS transporter translates to MVASSPGLRVKVKTLLTEKVLFGNEPSPELAAILLVYFVQGILGLARLAVSFFLKDDLGMSPAQVSALLGVAALPWMVKPLFGFISDGLPLFGYRRRPYLILSGLLGTAAWLALATIVHNVWTATAAIALGSLSVAFSDVIVDSLVVERARGESVQDAGSLQSVCWGASALGGLLTAYLSGILLEQFSNQTVFAITATFPLIVSLVAWLIAESSIEHSTDWSAVRDQIGQLRKAVTQKAIWLPTAFLFVFQATPTADAAFFFFTTNELGFQPEFLGRVRLVTSLASLLGVWMFQRFFKSVPFRVIFGWTTVISTVLGMTMLLLVTHANRAIGIDDHWFSLGDSLILTVMGQIAYMPILVLAARLCPAGVEATLFALLMSVVNLAGLLSYEFGAVLMHWLGVTETNFDRLWLLVLITNLSTLIPLPFLGWLPSAQESQMPQTAILPESSATPIENLGATNSELVAELNQ, encoded by the coding sequence ATGGTTGCTTCCTCCCCCGGCTTGCGGGTCAAGGTCAAAACGCTGCTCACAGAAAAGGTTCTGTTTGGAAACGAACCGAGTCCAGAACTGGCGGCGATCCTGCTGGTGTACTTTGTGCAGGGCATTCTAGGACTGGCGCGGCTGGCAGTCAGTTTCTTCCTGAAGGATGACCTAGGCATGAGTCCGGCACAGGTTTCGGCGCTGCTGGGTGTGGCGGCACTGCCCTGGATGGTCAAACCGCTGTTTGGCTTCATTTCCGATGGACTGCCCCTATTTGGCTATCGGCGTCGTCCCTATTTGATTCTGTCCGGTTTGCTGGGTACGGCGGCATGGCTGGCACTGGCAACGATCGTCCATAACGTCTGGACGGCAACGGCGGCGATCGCGCTGGGTTCCCTTTCGGTTGCCTTTAGCGACGTAATTGTCGATTCCCTTGTGGTTGAGCGGGCAAGGGGCGAGTCGGTACAGGATGCGGGATCGCTGCAATCGGTGTGCTGGGGGGCTTCGGCGCTGGGCGGTTTGTTGACGGCGTACCTGAGCGGCATTCTGCTTGAGCAGTTCAGCAACCAGACGGTTTTTGCAATTACGGCAACCTTTCCGCTGATCGTGTCTCTGGTAGCATGGCTGATTGCAGAATCATCGATCGAGCATTCTACCGATTGGTCAGCTGTGCGCGATCAAATTGGTCAGCTGCGAAAAGCGGTGACTCAAAAGGCAATCTGGCTGCCAACGGCATTCCTGTTTGTGTTTCAGGCAACCCCGACCGCCGATGCCGCGTTCTTCTTCTTCACCACGAACGAATTGGGCTTTCAGCCGGAATTTCTGGGGCGGGTGCGGCTGGTTACCAGTCTGGCTTCTTTGCTCGGTGTGTGGATGTTCCAGCGGTTCTTTAAATCAGTTCCGTTCCGGGTCATCTTTGGTTGGACAACGGTAATTTCAACCGTCCTGGGAATGACTATGCTGCTGCTCGTTACCCATGCGAATCGGGCGATCGGCATTGATGACCACTGGTTCAGTCTGGGCGATAGCCTCATCCTGACGGTGATGGGACAAATTGCCTACATGCCGATTCTGGTGCTAGCAGCACGGCTCTGTCCGGCGGGGGTAGAAGCCACCCTGTTTGCCCTGCTAATGTCGGTGGTAAATCTGGCAGGCTTGCTGTCCTACGAATTTGGCGCAGTCCTGATGCACTGGCTGGGCGTTACAGAAACCAACTTCGATCGCCTCTGGCTGCTGGTGCTAATCACGAACTTGAGTACCCTGATACCCCTGCCCTTCCTGGGATGGTTGCCCTCCGCACAGGAAAGCCAGATGCCCCAGACCGCGATTCTGCCGGAGTCCTCCGCGACGCCGATCGAAAATCTGGGCGCAACGAATTCTGAACTAGTCGCCGAACTGAATCAATAG